In Hymenobacter sublimis, a single genomic region encodes these proteins:
- a CDS encoding dihydrofolate reductase family protein: protein MSKLTVAMYLTLDGVMENPAWTSPYFNEEVGQLQQELLFASDALLLGRVTYQGFAAAWPTMQDEDGFADRMNRLPKFVASTTLETAAWNATLLRGDVVQEVANLKQQPNQNLLLYGSAELVRTLLPHHLIDEFRLMVHPVVLGQGKKLFTEESQATLTLIDSTTTRSGVLLLTYRPVRS from the coding sequence ATGAGTAAGCTAACAGTTGCCATGTACCTGACCCTGGACGGCGTGATGGAAAACCCGGCCTGGACTAGCCCCTATTTCAACGAGGAAGTGGGCCAATTGCAGCAAGAGTTGCTTTTCGCTAGCGACGCCCTGCTGCTGGGTCGCGTAACCTATCAGGGCTTTGCCGCCGCCTGGCCCACCATGCAGGACGAGGATGGCTTCGCCGACCGCATGAACCGCTTGCCCAAATTTGTGGCCTCTACTACCCTGGAAACGGCGGCGTGGAACGCTACCTTGCTGCGGGGCGACGTCGTGCAAGAGGTAGCCAACCTAAAGCAGCAGCCTAACCAGAACCTGCTGCTGTATGGCAGCGCCGAGTTGGTGCGCACGCTGCTACCTCATCACCTGATAGACGAGTTTCGGCTGATGGTGCACCCCGTGGTACTAGGCCAGGGCAAAAAGCTTTTCACCGAAGAAAGCCAGGCCACCCTTACCCTCATTGACAGCACAACTACCCGCTCCGGCGTGCTGCTGCTCACCTACCGGCCCGTCCGTTCCTGA
- the ettA gene encoding energy-dependent translational throttle protein EttA → MSDQPTIIFSMAGVTKVYPPQKQVLKNIYLSFFYGAKIGVLGLNGSGKSSLLKIIAGVDKQIQGDVVWSPGYSVGYLEQEPQLDATKTVLEVVQEGTAETVALLKEFDEINEAFGAEDADFDKLLERQGTVQERLDQLDAWNLDSKLERAMDALRTPPADAIIGNLSGGEKRRVALCRLLLQEPDVLLLDEPTNHLDAESVLWLEQHLQQYKGTVIAVTHDRYFLDNVAGWILELDRGEGIPWKGNYSSWLEQKASRLAQEEKTESKRQKTLQRELEWVRMAPKARQAKSKARLAGYDKMVNEDSREKEQKLELFIPDGPRLGSQVIEAEGLTKAFGDKLLFENLSFSLPQGGIVGIIGPNGAGKTTLFRLITDQLQPDAGTFVVGPTVQTAYVDQQHDTLEPNKTVFETISGGTETMLLAGRQVNSRAFVSNFNFRGGDQEKKVGSLSGGERNRVHLATTLKQGANLLLLDEPTNDLDVNAIRALEDALENFAGCAVIISHDRWFLDRLATHILAFEGDSQVVWFEGNFTDYEEAKRKRLGDVEPKRVRYRSLG, encoded by the coding sequence ATGAGCGACCAACCCACTATCATCTTCTCCATGGCGGGGGTAACCAAGGTATACCCTCCCCAGAAGCAGGTTCTTAAGAACATCTACCTCTCGTTTTTCTACGGAGCCAAAATTGGCGTGCTCGGTCTCAACGGCTCGGGCAAATCGTCGTTGCTCAAGATTATTGCCGGCGTTGATAAGCAGATTCAGGGCGACGTGGTGTGGTCGCCGGGCTACTCCGTGGGCTACCTGGAGCAGGAGCCCCAGCTTGATGCTACCAAAACCGTACTGGAGGTAGTGCAGGAAGGTACCGCCGAAACGGTAGCCCTGCTCAAGGAATTCGACGAAATCAATGAAGCCTTCGGGGCCGAAGATGCTGACTTTGACAAGCTGCTGGAACGCCAGGGCACCGTGCAGGAGCGCCTCGACCAGCTCGACGCCTGGAACCTAGACAGCAAGCTGGAGCGCGCCATGGACGCCCTGCGCACGCCCCCGGCCGACGCCATCATTGGCAACCTGTCGGGTGGGGAAAAGCGCCGCGTGGCCCTCTGCCGCCTGCTGCTGCAAGAGCCCGACGTACTACTCCTGGACGAACCTACCAACCACTTGGATGCCGAAAGCGTGCTGTGGCTGGAGCAGCACCTGCAGCAGTACAAAGGCACCGTCATTGCCGTAACCCACGACCGGTACTTCCTCGACAACGTAGCCGGCTGGATTCTGGAGCTGGACCGCGGTGAAGGCATTCCGTGGAAAGGCAACTATAGCTCGTGGCTAGAGCAGAAAGCGTCGCGCCTGGCCCAGGAAGAGAAAACTGAGAGCAAGCGCCAGAAAACCCTGCAGCGCGAGCTGGAATGGGTGCGCATGGCCCCGAAAGCCCGCCAGGCCAAGAGCAAGGCCCGCCTGGCCGGCTACGACAAAATGGTGAACGAAGACTCCCGCGAGAAGGAGCAGAAGCTGGAACTGTTCATTCCGGACGGGCCGCGCCTGGGTTCCCAAGTGATTGAGGCTGAGGGGCTGACCAAGGCCTTCGGCGACAAGCTGTTGTTTGAGAATCTCTCGTTCAGCCTACCTCAGGGCGGTATCGTGGGCATTATCGGTCCGAACGGCGCCGGTAAAACCACCCTGTTCCGCCTCATCACCGATCAGCTGCAGCCTGATGCGGGCACCTTTGTGGTGGGCCCCACGGTGCAAACCGCCTACGTAGACCAGCAGCACGATACGCTGGAGCCCAACAAAACGGTGTTCGAAACCATTTCGGGCGGTACGGAAACCATGCTGCTGGCCGGCCGACAGGTAAACTCCCGCGCCTTCGTGAGCAACTTCAACTTCCGCGGCGGCGACCAGGAAAAGAAAGTCGGTAGCCTCTCCGGTGGGGAGCGGAACCGCGTGCACCTGGCCACTACCCTCAAGCAGGGTGCCAACCTGCTCCTGCTCGACGAACCGACCAACGACCTGGACGTGAATGCCATCCGGGCCCTGGAAGACGCCTTGGAGAACTTCGCTGGTTGCGCCGTTATCATCAGCCACGACCGGTGGTTCCTCGACCGCCTCGCTACCCACATTCTGGCTTTTGAAGGCGACTCGCAAGTAGTGTGGTTCGAGGGCAACTTCACCGACTACGAGGAAGCCAAGCGCAAGCGTCTCGGCGACGTGGAGCCCAAGCGCGTGCGCTACCGCAGCCTGGGGTAA
- a CDS encoding PAS domain-containing sensor histidine kinase, which yields MIDYAHLFAPLAAHDSVVYFCYCPTQQRVLYVSEAYERELGGQVAAVNEELPGWLARLHPDDYTYLTEQLCHAATGQLVQDLELRLHTSDNKTQWLCLTAVGYLPGGGNATGGMLISGHLRDVTAARAMVELANRYQVKKNSMLEILSHDLAAPMVLVQQMSGYIKEKVEGLHDEQLNVMLEEMHLICQQGVNLIRDFVDQEFMESSQVDLHLTRIDLAERLRILVANYQEREQATARHFSFETSHPSIYAEIDENKFLQAINNLLSNSLKFTPDGGLLRVTLRQQPTRLVITVTDTGIGIPRDVQPELFERFTPARRPGLRGEKSTGLGMSIIKTIVELHQGRIWFESEEGRGTTFFIELPLSVAG from the coding sequence ATGATTGATTATGCCCACCTGTTCGCGCCTCTGGCCGCGCACGATTCCGTGGTCTACTTTTGCTATTGCCCTACCCAGCAGCGGGTGCTATACGTGAGTGAAGCCTATGAACGAGAGTTGGGCGGCCAGGTGGCGGCCGTTAATGAAGAATTACCCGGGTGGCTGGCCCGCCTGCACCCCGACGACTATACCTACTTAACAGAGCAATTGTGCCACGCGGCTACCGGTCAGCTGGTGCAGGATCTGGAGCTGCGGCTACATACTTCCGACAACAAAACGCAGTGGCTGTGCCTGACGGCAGTTGGCTACCTGCCCGGAGGCGGCAACGCAACGGGCGGGATGCTCATTAGTGGCCACCTGCGCGACGTAACGGCTGCCCGTGCCATGGTAGAACTAGCCAACCGCTACCAGGTCAAGAAAAACTCCATGCTCGAAATCCTGTCTCACGACCTGGCCGCGCCCATGGTGCTGGTGCAGCAAATGTCGGGCTACATTAAGGAGAAGGTGGAGGGCCTGCACGATGAGCAACTTAACGTGATGCTGGAGGAGATGCACCTCATTTGCCAGCAGGGTGTAAACCTGATTCGGGATTTTGTGGATCAGGAGTTTATGGAGTCCAGCCAGGTAGATCTGCACCTAACCCGCATTGATTTAGCGGAGCGCTTACGCATACTGGTTGCAAACTACCAGGAGCGGGAGCAGGCCACGGCCCGGCACTTTTCCTTCGAGACTTCCCACCCGAGCATCTACGCCGAAATTGATGAAAACAAGTTTCTGCAGGCCATCAACAACCTGCTCAGTAACTCGCTGAAGTTCACGCCCGATGGTGGCTTGCTGCGCGTGACGCTACGTCAGCAGCCCACGCGCTTAGTAATTACCGTTACTGATACCGGCATCGGAATTCCCCGGGATGTGCAGCCGGAGCTATTTGAGCGGTTCACGCCGGCCCGGCGGCCGGGCCTGCGCGGGGAGAAGAGCACGGGCCTGGGCATGTCCATCATCAAAACCATTGTTGAGCTGCACCAAGGACGCATTTGGTTTGAAAGCGAGGAGGGTAGAGGCACCACCTTTTTTATAGAGTTACCCCTGTCCGTGGCCGGGTAA
- a CDS encoding GlxA family transcriptional regulator: MKHISILVPQGAILGSIEGPRLVFAEVNALLQRMGRPALFQIQLVGLSHDTRVCGGRYTVAADLLLSEVARTDLVVIPAVDGDLAQALEMNREFLPWIVQQYQRGAEVASLCMGAFLLAGRQCTTHWAAANEFRRMFPEVELREDRLITDEHGIYSSGGAFSYLNLVLYLIEKYAGREMAVFCAKVFQIDIERVSQSAFVVFNGQKAHEDEPIKRAQTYIEENYREKITVDQLASMLALGRRNLERRFKKATSNSVVEYIQRVKIEVAKSSLESTRENVNEVMYNVGYTDPKAFRLTFKRVTGLSPKQYRSKYHRETSVAG, from the coding sequence ATGAAGCACATCTCAATTCTGGTTCCTCAAGGGGCCATTCTGGGCAGCATTGAGGGGCCCCGACTGGTGTTTGCCGAGGTAAATGCGCTACTACAGCGCATGGGCCGGCCGGCGCTGTTCCAAATTCAACTAGTGGGGCTCAGCCACGATACGCGCGTATGCGGCGGCCGCTACACCGTAGCGGCTGATCTGCTCCTATCGGAAGTTGCCCGTACTGATCTGGTTGTTATTCCGGCCGTGGATGGGGACCTAGCCCAGGCCCTGGAAATGAACCGAGAGTTCCTGCCCTGGATTGTGCAGCAGTACCAACGCGGCGCGGAAGTAGCCAGCCTGTGCATGGGCGCTTTCCTGCTGGCGGGGCGGCAGTGCACCACTCACTGGGCGGCTGCCAACGAGTTTCGGCGCATGTTTCCGGAAGTGGAGCTGCGGGAAGACCGGCTGATTACCGACGAGCACGGCATCTATTCTAGCGGGGGCGCTTTCTCCTACCTCAACTTGGTGCTGTACCTGATTGAGAAGTACGCCGGCCGGGAAATGGCCGTGTTCTGCGCTAAAGTGTTTCAGATTGATATTGAACGGGTTAGCCAGTCCGCCTTCGTGGTGTTCAATGGGCAGAAGGCGCACGAAGATGAGCCCATCAAAAGAGCCCAGACTTACATCGAGGAAAATTACCGCGAGAAAATAACCGTGGATCAGCTGGCGTCTATGCTGGCGCTGGGCCGGCGCAACCTGGAGCGCCGGTTCAAGAAAGCTACTTCAAACTCCGTGGTCGAGTATATTCAGCGGGTGAAAATAGAAGTTGCCAAAAGCAGCCTGGAATCGACGCGGGAAAACGTGAACGAGGTGATGTACAACGTGGGCTACACCGATCCGAAAGCCTTCCGTCTCACCTTTAAGCGCGTAACCGGCCTCTCACCCAAGCAATACCGCAGCAAGTACCACCGCGAAACGAGCGTGGCGGGGTAA
- a CDS encoding VOC family protein, with protein sequence MSTFHLTPYLTFPGTCREAMTFYQACLGGELMIQPFAGSPAAEHVGEEAQNGVLHSSLTREGFTLMASDEGMHKVVKGTMVSLSLNCTSEEEIRQYFDRLSEGGTVTMPLQDTFWGATFGMFTDRFSIDWLLNYDKQPQQ encoded by the coding sequence ATGAGCACGTTCCACCTCACCCCCTACCTTACCTTTCCCGGCACCTGCCGCGAAGCCATGACCTTTTACCAAGCCTGCCTGGGCGGCGAGCTAATGATTCAGCCGTTTGCCGGCTCGCCCGCCGCCGAGCACGTAGGCGAGGAAGCCCAAAATGGTGTTCTGCATTCCAGCCTAACCCGCGAAGGTTTCACGCTGATGGCCTCCGATGAGGGCATGCATAAGGTGGTGAAAGGCACTATGGTGTCGCTGTCCTTGAATTGCACCAGCGAGGAAGAAATCCGGCAGTACTTTGATCGGCTTTCCGAAGGCGGTACCGTCACAATGCCCTTGCAAGACACTTTCTGGGGCGCCACCTTCGGCATGTTCACCGACCGGTTCAGCATCGACTGGCTACTCAACTACGACAAGCAACCCCAGCAATAA